From the genome of Vicia villosa cultivar HV-30 ecotype Madison, WI linkage group LG2, Vvil1.0, whole genome shotgun sequence, one region includes:
- the LOC131653028 gene encoding uncharacterized protein LOC131653028, whose product MNGNSQNNYRGVWNNNNMPSTAFSPGLIPQSSGPHAFADNRHIPHQVPTYYADNRQIPHQIPTYYSDNRQIPPTCHVGNMHLSQHPTPTHYADNRPLLPTPMPTHYANIRHLQNQMPAHYTDNRYLPHPMPVHYADNRHLLHPTPPYYADNRHFPRPTPADERQLPHQTVVHSTDSKHLPHQTVVHSTYNKHLPHQTVVHSTDNKHLPHQTAVQYEDKMCLPHQMTKELADKMHLPNQNPEDCAANKCLPHKTPDHNADKRQLPQQTSEAYADKSTLPQQTSEHSADMNLSQQTPKDSADMNLSQQTLKDSADKCLPHKTPDQQTSEAYADKRQLPQQTSEHSADMNLSQQTPKDSADKKCLPHKTKRQLPQQMSEAHADKRQLPHQTSEHSADKKCLPHNTPDHNADKRQLRQQTSEAYADKRQLPQQTSEHSADKNLSQQTPKDSADKKCLPHKTPDHNADKRQLRQQMSGAHADKRQLPHQTSEHTADKNLSQQTPKDSADKKCLPHKTPDHNADKRQLRQQMSEAHADKRQLPHQTSEHTADKNLSQQTPKDSADKKCLPHKTPDRNADKRQLRQQMSEAYADKRQLPHQTSEHSADKNLSQQTPKDSADKKCLPQQTPEDSANNKCLPLLLQCEICDLKLSPKCMEFHKKGRKHRRRLLELHEQSTEHKTSSGKEIRPNRSSQTSNKRLQTSSAEKIRPNRSSQTSNKRLPPIVRCEICDIQIGVGPKCLRTHNKGRKHRRFLELRVKSMKHKDSNGEEISHIRSSQINPVVQPKKVPTDVSKRKLSDDTGAKDRGFKVENVKNETSSFKKKNVPAEMSKRKVTDNTDAKDHGFKHDIEGATGGKYMKMNNGIRRSLKNDQPQSTPVELKASAGSTIIAEKEYISCDFAATVIPQGPVASHAFTPPPPTEESSFEPKNHIDLTEAEEHHKVQKCGVETNDEPQTISMKLQALDGCNISSVAEDNSSDSDVIVIAQPQGHMTSQVLTPSPAAGSSFEHPIQIDSQIEVEEGPELHEVQNHSVETNDQPHSISMEFHAIAGSDINTSTGGTCSDSGAILIASPPSNIAYEVSTPVAVIQTGMSDSNNEIQNPIVDSNNQHRSISMELHDVAGSMTNNQTDVVNSDSTAREIYKEPLASLLPDAVGLSFEPVTEHGLDTETEPNVSEAILYSESQHPAEETDIELLPPVLMEIDVPLEVGAETKTEDGNSQAEMKMDVDLSPESGKTKLLKVSVCLTCGDEGFEEAIVYCSKCGDYAMHRYCLVGPVVFTDKVTWFCMDCEEVVVEADHPNSETPESEKDEVVFDPQPIADPSWRGGLQVFNKSFDKIRGLMGHLSTLACPKVLEEASHLPDVLYANLLQRSAVWPESFKKFGTNNQSIGLYFFPENERVKRYYDQLVDEMISKDLAIRVMVEKTELLIFSSTLLPRQYKRFHSKYYLWGTFKRKQVSSTMKDT is encoded by the exons ATG AATGGAAATTCTCAAAACAATTATAGAGGTGTctggaataataataatatgccATCCACTGCTTTTAGTCCTGGACTAATTCCTCAAAGTAGTGGTCCTCACGCCTTTGCTGATAACCGGCACATACCGCATCAAGTGCCGACATACTATGCTGATAACCGACAGATACCACATCAAATACCGACATACTATTCTGATAACCGGCAGATACCACCGACATGTCATGTTGGTAACATGCACTTATCACAACATCCAACACCCACACACTATGCTGACAATAGGCCCTTACTACCTACTCCAATGCCGACACACTATGCTAATATTAGGCACTTGCAAAATCAAATGCCGGCACACTACACTGATAATAGGTACTTGCCTCATCCAATGCCGGTACACTATGCTGATAATAGGCACTTGTTGCATCCAACGCCGCCATACTATGCTGATAATAGACACTTTCCGCGTCCAACGCCGGCTGATGAGAGGCAGTTGCCACATCAAACGGTGGTACACAGTACAGATAGCAAGCACTTGCCACATCAAACGGTGGTACACAGTACATATAACAAGCACTTGCCACATCAAACTGTGGTACACAGTACAGATAACAAGCACTTGCCACATCAAACTGCCGTACAATATGAAGATAAAATGTGCTTGCCGCATCAAATGACAAAAGAATTGGCTGATAAAATGCACTTACCGAATCAAAATCCAGAAGACTGTGCTGCTAACAAGTGCTTACCACATAAAACACCAGATCACAATGCTGATAAGAGGCAGTTACCTCAACAAACGTCAGAAGCCTATGCCGATAAGAGTACGTTACCTCAACAAACGTCAGAACACTCTGCTGATATGAACTTATCTCAACAAACACCTAAAGACTCTGCTGATATGAACTTATCTCAACAAACACTTAAAGACTCTGCTGATAAGTGCTTACCACATAAAACACCAGATCAACAAACGTCAGAAGCCTATGCCGATAAGAGGCAGTTACCTCAACAAACGTCAGAACACTCTGCTGATATGAACTTATCTCAACAAACACCTAAAGACTCTGCTGATAAGAAGTGCTTACCACATAAAACAAAGAGGCAGTTACCTCAACAAATGTCTGAAGCCCATGCCGATAAGAGGCAGTTACCTCATCAAACATCAGAACACTCTGCTGATAAGAAGTGCTTACCACATAACACACCAGATCACAATGCTGATAAGAGGCAGTTACGTCAACAAACGTCTGAAGCCTATGCCGATAAGAGGCAGTTACCTCAACAAACGTCAGAACACTCTGCTGATAAGAACTTATCTCAACAAACACCTAAAGACTCTGCTGATAAGAAGTGCTTACCACATAAAACACCAGATCACAATGCTGATAAGAGGCAGTTACGTCAACAAATGTCTGGAGCCCATGCCGATAAGAGGCAGTTACCTCATCAAACGTCAgaacacactgctgataagaacTTATCTCAACAAACACCTAAAGACTCTGCTGATAAGAAGTGCTTACCACATAAAACACCAGATCACAATGCTGATAAGAGGCAGTTACGTCAACAAATGTCTGAAGCCCATGCCGATAAGAGGCAGTTACCTCATCAAACGTCAgaacacactgctgataagaacTTATCTCAACAAACACCTAAAGACTCTGCTGATAAGAAGTGCTTACCACATAAAACACCAGATCGCAATGCTGATAAGAGGCAGTTACGTCAACAAATGTCTGAAGCCTATGCGGATAAGAGGCAGTTACCTCATCAAACGTCAGAACACTCTGCTGATAAGAACTTATCTCAACAAACACCTAAAGACTCTGCTGATAAGAAGTGCTTACCACAACAAACACCTGAAGACTCTGCTAATAATAAGTGCTTACCACTGCTCTTACAATGTGAAATTTGTGATCTTAAGTTGAGTCCCAAGTGTATGGAATTTCATAAGAAAGGAAGGAAACATCGAAGAAGGTTGTTGGAACTACACGAACAATCAACGGAACATAAAACTTCAAGTGGAAAAGAGATTAGACCTAATCGAAGTTCTCAAACTAGTAATAAGAGATTACAAACTTCAAGTGCAGAAAAGATTAGACCTAATCGAAGTTCTCAAACTAGTAATAAGAGATTACCACCGATTGTACGTTGTGAAATTTGTGATATTCAGATAGGCGTAGGCCCCAAGTGTTTGAGAACTCATAATAAGGGACGTAAACATAGAAGGTTTTTAGAACTGCGTGTGAAATCAATGAAACATAAAGATTCAAATGGAGAAGAGATTAGCCATATTCGAAGTTCTCAAATTAATCCAGTAGTTCAACCTAAGAAAGTTCCAACTGATGTTTCTAAAAGGAAACTCTCGGATGACACTGGTGCAAAGGATCGTGGTTTCAAGGTAGAGAATGTGAAAAATGAAACTTCTAGTTTCAAGAAAAAGAATGTTCCAGCTGAAATGTCTAAAAGGAAAGTCACGGATAACACCGATGCAAAGGATCATGGTTTCAAACACGACATTGAAGGAGCAACAGGAGGTAAGTACATGAAGATGAATAATGGGATAAGAAGGTCTTTAAAAAATGATCAGCCACAGTCAACTCCAGTTGAGTTGAAGGCCTCGGCAGGCTCTACTATTATTGCCGAAAAAGAATATATAAGTTGTGATTTTGCTGCAACAGTAATACCACAAGGTCCTGTGGCTTCTCATGCATTCACACCACCACCACCAACAGAAGAATCAAGTTTTGAACCCAAAAATCATATTGATTTAACAGAAGCCGAAGAACATCACAAGGTTCAGAAATGTGGTGTGGAAACAAATGATGAGCCGCAAACAATCTCAATGAAGCTACAAGCCCTTGATGGTTGTAATATTAGCTCAGTGGCTGAAGATAATTCTTCTGACTCTGATGTAATAGTAATAGCACAACCACAAGGACACATGACTTCTCAGGTACTAACACCATCACCAGCAGCGGGGTCAAGTTTTGAACATCCAATTCAAATCGATTCTCAGATCGAAGTAGAAGAAGGCCCAGAACTCCACGAGGTTCAAAATCATAGTGTGGAAACAAATGATCAACCACACTCAATATCAATGGAGTTCCATGCCATTGCAGGTTCTGATATTAATACCTCGACCGGAGGTACATGTTCTGATTCGGGTGCAATCTTAATAGCATCACCACCATCTAATATTGCTTATGAGGTATCCACACCAGTAGCAGTTATTCAAACCGGAATGTCAGATAGCAATAATGAGATTCAAAATCCTATTGTTGATTCAAATAATCAGCACCGTTCAATCTCAATGGAGTTGCACGACGTCGCCGGTTCCATGACAAACAACCAAACAGATGTTGTGAATTCTGATTCTACAGCGAGAGAAATTTATAAAGAACCACTTGCATCCCTACTGCCAGATGCAGTTGGGTTAAGTTTTGAGCCTGTAACTGAACATGGTCTAGATACTGAAACAGAACCTAATGTGTCGGAAGCCATATTATATAGTGAGAGCCAACATCCTGCTGAGGAAACAGATATTGAACTGCTACCACCTGTCTTAATGGAGATTGATGTCCCTTTAGAGGTCGGTGCTGAAACCAAAACTGAAGATGGAAATTCTCAAGCCGAAATGAAGATGGATGTCGATCTTTCCCCTGAATCAGGAAAAACTAAGTTGCTTAAG GTATCTGTTTGTCTTACGTGTGGCGATGAAGGCTTTGAAGAGGCAATAGTATATTGCAGTAAATGTGGAGATTATGCAATGCATAG ATATTGTTTAGTCGGTCCCGTGGTTTTTACCGACAAGGTTACTTGGTTTTGTATGGATTGTGAAGAAGTGGTAGTAGAAGCAGATCATCCTAACAGTGAGACTCCAGAATCAGAAAAAGATGAAGTTGTTTTTGATCCGCAGCCTATTGCTGATCCAAGCTGGAG GGGAGGTTTACAGGTTTTCAACAAAAGCTTTGATAAAATCAGGGGACTAATGGGACATTTGTCCACATTAGCTTGCCCTAAAGTTCTTGAGGAGGCAAGTCATCTCCCTGATGTGCTTTATGCAAACTTGCTTCAAAGATCAGCTGTGTGGCCAGAGAGTTTCAAGAAATTTGGAACAAATAATCAGAGTATTGGCCTCTATTTCTTTCCTGAGAATGAAAG AGTTAAGAGATATTATGACCAGCTAGTTGATGAAATGATCTCCAAAGATCTTGCCATCAGAGTCATGGTTGAAAAAACTGagcttttaattttttcttctacATTGCTCCCAAGACAATACAAGA GATTtcattcaaaatattatttatggGGTACTTTTAAAAGAAAGCAAGTCTCAAGCACCATGAAAGATACATGA